The Spea bombifrons isolate aSpeBom1 chromosome 4, aSpeBom1.2.pri, whole genome shotgun sequence genome segment TAAATAAGTTGAGCCTGAGACTCCATAGTATACAACAAAAGGCATTGGTTACCTTTAAAAAACACAAGGTTGTTAAGGGCGTGACTGACTTTGTGGACTTTCATTTGAATTTGCATTATAGAGCACGTGTAGCTTTGGTAATCAGGAGTTAGACTAGCCATGACCTTTAGAATTAAGATGAAATGTAAAAAGTGCTAAAAATCTGAATGATTTGAAATACCAATTTAATGCCTGATTGTTTATGTTAAAATTGTGAGTAactttgattttatatatttaacaggTGAATACATTGTAATGACCGTGCATTTCTACTTGCAAAGAAAAATGGGGTATTTTGTGATACAAACATATATCCCCTGCATAATGACAGTCATTCTTTCTCAGGTTTCCTTTTGGATCAATAAGGAATCAGTTCCCGCTAGAACTGTTTTTGGTATGATGTATACTTGTACATAGCCTATCCATAATtctaattcattcattttccatTCCATTTATTTGTTGTAGGTGAATATTCCCAGCAAGTAGTTCTGTTCTATCTTCGAAGAAAAATAGGCTACTAcatcattcatacatacattccATGCAGCATGACTGTTGTTCTGTCACAAGTTGTGTTTTGGATCAACAAAGAATCAGTCCCAGCAAGGACTGTAGCTGGTATGGTCTTGTTGCTTAAATTATTTTGCACTTCATAATCACAAAAGTCATTTATTTGATGATATTATAGTTACCAGgctttgaaaaaacaaacagctaTAAGATCAGTGAACAACTATTTAAAagaattcttaaaataaaaacagcccaATAACCTTAAACTCTTTTAGTGCTTTGGGTAAGCAGTGCGTTATTGACAAAGTTTAATACTTTGCATTATGATGCAGCCGAAACAGGTGCTTgtctaaatctattttttttaagtgactgaaaatgtaatatattattctACATACCCCTAatgcgccttttttttttctaaacactaATAATGATTGGTAGGTATATTCACAGCCCTGAAAATCACAATGATGTGTATATTAACATTTCTTTGTAACTGTGTAAGGcacataacataaaatatcacataacATATCTCAGTAAAGCTATGCCCCAACCAATGCTTCTAACCATGTCCCCTGGAAATGAACAGTTCACCTCtgtccatttaaaatgtttccgATACATGTATATGCTTCAAGTTTACTATTCTGATCAGTTCTCAAATTTTAATGTGAAATTCTAATAACCACTCCTCTGTTATTTCAAAGGAATTACAACTGTCCTAACAATGACCACCTTAAGCATCAGTGCTCGACACTCCTTTCCAAAAGTTTCTTATGCCACAGCCATGGATTGGTTCATCGCTGTATGCTTTGCCTTTGTCTTCTCTGCGCTTATTGAATTTGCTGCTGTTAACTACTTTACCAACCTTCAAACCCAGAAGGCAATGGTGAAAGTGGTAAAGGAGTCGGTACTGTCTGCAGCGAGAGCACCAGCAGAGGAGGAGATGGTTTCGGTAAGGCTTCTGTCCAGGCAAACGGCTTAGTAAAATAGTGGCAGACAAAACACTGTTGACGcatcattattatataatttattaaccccttaatgacaaagcccgtacatgtacgtgctcaaaatgcattgttttcaatgggtttagggaccgcccattgtccttaaggggttaatcactcATCCTGTGAAGAATATGCAAATGACATTACTGGATTGTGTTAACATATTAGAAAACCAACAAATGTTACTACTTcttgttaatatttaatcaacatTCAACTGTAATTTTGCTTCACTTTATAGCACTCAGACTCCAACtgcaacttaaaaaaaaggattaactCAACGGCTTCATATGGAAATCTGTCACTCGAAGACAATTTACCTACACACGTATCACCATATTATCAGCAACCCGATGGTCCCACACCAGGTCTTGCACAATTAGGAATTTCATCGAACCCTCCTGAGGGAACAAGTAAAATTGACCAATATGCTAGAATCTTATTTCCAGTAGCATTTGCCGGGTTCAATTTAGTATACTGGGTTGTATACCTTTCAAAAGATACTATGGAGTTAAATCGCAACATTTAAAcctaaaagcaaaacaaaaagaggTAGGTACTTAATCACGTTGTATAAAACATAGCtttgtgttaacattttaatgtatcGGAAAAAACACTAAATCTATGTTCCTTGGTTACAATACTATAT includes the following:
- the GABRA6 gene encoding gamma-aminobutyric acid receptor subunit alpha-6, encoding MALLILWIYTCVCTLGNSMANENIYSENITRILDRLLDGYDNRLRPGFGGPVTEVKTDIYVTSFGPVSDVEMEYTMDVFFRQTWIDERLKFDGPTEILRLNNLMVSKIWTPDTFFRNGKKSISHNMTTPNKLFRIMQNGTILYTMRLTIKAECPMRLMNFPMDGHACPLKFGSYAYPKSEIVYTWKKGPLYSVEVPEESSSLLQYDLIGQTVSSETMKSNTGEYSQQVVLFYLRRKIGYYIIHTYIPCSMTVVLSQVVFWINKESVPARTVAGITTVLTMTTLSISARHSFPKVSYATAMDWFIAVCFAFVFSALIEFAAVNYFTNLQTQKAMVKVVKESVLSAARAPAEEEMVSHSDSNCNLKKRINSTASYGNLSLEDNLPTHVSPYYQQPDGPTPGLAQLGISSNPPEGTSKIDQYARILFPVAFAGFNLVYWVVYLSKDTMELNRNI